A stretch of the Gemmatimonadota bacterium genome encodes the following:
- a CDS encoding mechanosensitive ion channel family protein → MKGRLEHHARLAAFAVAWFPYSAMAQESGAAWIRSTMPAQLRHTGFLLEHWQWLGLLAVALVGVIVDRTVRLVLANSGSRILLRLAPESDAASIRPFVRPVGLLAMALFWGAGLGGLDLPAATLAALLVAVKVLAAAAAVWTVYRFVDVGSAYFEGRAATTSTRYDDVLIPLIRKSLKIFIAAFGVVFVADNLNVNITSLLAGLGLGGLAFALAAQDTVKNLFGSLTVLLDRPFQVGDWIVIDDLEGTVEEVGFRSTRIRTFYDSLITMPNANLINSAVDNLGVRTHRRWSTKISLAYSTPPDRIESFCEGVRELIRTHPETRKDYFHVYLNTFSESSVDVLLYVFFNTPDWAKELDARHRLFLDILRLAEKLGVELAFPTRTVYLRQDETPVAP, encoded by the coding sequence CGCGTGGATCCGATCCACGATGCCCGCGCAACTCCGGCATACCGGGTTCCTTCTGGAACACTGGCAGTGGCTCGGCCTGCTCGCGGTGGCGCTGGTCGGCGTGATTGTGGACCGCACGGTGCGTCTCGTGCTGGCCAACTCCGGATCGCGCATTCTCCTGCGCCTCGCGCCGGAGAGCGACGCCGCGTCCATCCGCCCCTTCGTGCGCCCGGTCGGGCTCCTGGCGATGGCGCTCTTCTGGGGCGCGGGTCTGGGCGGACTGGACCTCCCCGCGGCCACGCTCGCCGCACTGCTCGTCGCGGTGAAGGTGCTGGCGGCGGCGGCCGCCGTGTGGACGGTCTACCGCTTCGTCGATGTCGGAAGCGCGTATTTCGAGGGCCGCGCCGCGACCACCTCCACACGCTACGACGATGTCCTCATCCCGCTCATCCGCAAGTCGCTCAAGATCTTTATCGCGGCGTTCGGGGTCGTCTTTGTCGCGGACAACCTGAATGTGAACATCACCAGCCTGCTTGCCGGGCTGGGACTCGGCGGTCTGGCCTTCGCGCTGGCCGCACAGGATACCGTGAAGAACCTCTTCGGATCGCTGACCGTCCTGCTGGACCGACCGTTTCAGGTGGGCGACTGGATCGTGATCGATGATCTGGAAGGCACCGTGGAGGAAGTCGGGTTCCGGAGCACACGCATCCGCACCTTCTACGATTCGCTCATCACCATGCCCAACGCGAACCTCATCAACTCCGCCGTCGACAACCTCGGCGTCCGAACCCACCGCCGCTGGAGCACGAAGATCTCGCTGGCGTACTCCACGCCGCCCGATCGGATTGAGTCGTTCTGCGAAGGCGTCCGCGAACTCATCCGCACCCACCCGGAGACACGGAAGGACTACTTCCATGTCTACCTCAACACCTTCTCGGAATCTTCGGTGGATGTGTTGCTGTATGTGTTCTTCAACACTCCGGACTGGGCGAAGGAACTGGATGCGAGGCACCGACTCTTCCTCGATATCCTGCGGCTCGCGGAGAAACTCGGCGTGGAACTGGCGTTCCCGACGCGCACGGTTTACCTGCGGCAGGATGAAACGCCGGTTGCCCCGTGA